A section of the Methanosarcina mazei S-6 genome encodes:
- the istB gene encoding IS21-like element helper ATPase IstB, which yields MNNFTYEKLHNNLQYLKLNTIEELLDNCLEIAARDSKTTMEVLDYLFEQEKKHREAAAIERRMKSAGFPVKKMLEEFDFEFQSSINKKVIEDLATLRFVHNAENIVLLGPPGVGKSHLAIALGIEAVKAGISVHFTNTGNLIERLKIANREGILEKKIRDLMKFKVLIIDEIGYLPFDDEGAHCLFQLISRRYEKSSTILTSNKSYGEWGEIFKDHVIAAALLDRILHHCTTINIKGESYRLKERKKQGIKTGLIRHNSTEILEN from the coding sequence ATGAACAACTTCACTTATGAGAAGCTTCACAATAACCTTCAGTACCTGAAACTGAATACAATTGAAGAGCTCCTTGATAACTGCCTTGAAATTGCTGCAAGGGACAGCAAGACAACAATGGAAGTCCTTGATTATCTGTTTGAACAGGAAAAGAAACACAGAGAAGCTGCTGCAATTGAGAGAAGGATGAAAAGTGCAGGTTTTCCTGTGAAAAAGATGCTTGAAGAATTCGATTTTGAGTTTCAGTCATCTATTAATAAAAAAGTCATAGAAGACCTTGCAACATTGAGATTTGTTCATAATGCAGAGAATATTGTTTTACTCGGTCCTCCAGGCGTTGGAAAGTCTCATCTTGCAATTGCTCTTGGGATTGAAGCAGTAAAAGCAGGAATTTCTGTTCACTTTACCAATACAGGAAACCTTATTGAGAGGTTGAAAATAGCAAATAGAGAAGGAATACTTGAAAAGAAGATCAGAGACTTGATGAAATTTAAAGTGCTAATAATTGATGAAATTGGATATCTCCCATTTGATGATGAAGGAGCTCACTGCCTATTTCAGCTAATCTCCAGACGTTATGAAAAGAGTTCAACAATCCTGACATCGAATAAGTCATATGGAGAATGGGGAGAGATATTCAAGGACCATGTAATAGCGGCTGCCTTGCTTGATAGGATACTCCATCATTGTACAACGATTAATATCAAAGGGGAAAGTTACAGACTGAAAGAAAGGAAAAAACAGGGTATAAAAACAGGACTTATACGTCATAATTCTACAGAAATTTTAGAAAATTGA
- a CDS encoding IS1 family transposase (programmed frameshift) — protein sequence MDCPRCNSSTHKKNGIVDGRQRYKCHDCGYNYSVELKSTASPTSVKRQALQLYLEGLGFRSIGRFLGVSHVSVQKWIKKFGRELEDLKSENEISIVEMDEMHTYIGNKKYCWIWIAVDRVGKKFINCSFGSRGTETGQLIWEKLKTKKIEEVMTDHWKPYAEFIPETIHTQSKAETYTVEGYNSIFRHFLARLRRKTKCYTKSLEMLKYSVLLLMKHRNKELAIFD from the exons ATGGACTGCCCAAGATGTAATAGTTCCACTCACAAAAAGAACGGTATAGTTGATGGACGTCAACGGTACAAATGCCATGATTGTGGATATAACTATTCCGTAGAGCTGAAATCAACTGCTAGCCCCACTTCTGTTAAGAGACAAGCTTTGCAACTCTATCTTGAAGGATTAGGATTTCGCTCAATAGGGCGATTTTTAGGTGTAAGTCATGTTTCTGTTCAAAAATGGATAAAGAAATTTGGTCGGGAGCTAGAGGACCTGAAAAGCGAAAATGAGATATCTATTGTTGAAATGGATGAGATGCACACTTACATCGGTAAC AAAAAATATTGCTGGATATGGATTGCTGTTGATAGAGTTGGGAAAAAATTCATCAACTGCTCTTTTGGCAGCAGAGGAACAGAAACTGGACAACTGATCTGGGAAAAATTAAAGACGAAAAAGATTGAAGAAGTAATGACTGATCACTGGAAACCATATGCAGAGTTTATTCCAGAAACTATTCATACTCAATCAAAAGCAGAAACGTATACAGTTGAAGGATATAACAGCATATTCAGGCACTTTCTAGCAAGGTTGAGACGAAAGACAAAGTGTTATACGAAGAGTCTTGAAATGCTAAAGTACTCTGTTCTTCTATTGATGAAACACAGAAATAAAGAATTAGCTATATTTGATTAA
- a CDS encoding zinc metalloprotease HtpX: MTYFVDFVNNFMRRNKNNLIRKNNIPIYIYLILNIFVIYILFGLAFSTSNFIIVFLFSLGIYVVSLVIAISPFGEWILRLHSGCRKIKRKDQIDYIEPIFKEVLKQARELDPHISEDVKLYIRNTQDVNAFAIGRKTICITDGLLKAPVEQIKATIAYEIGHIAHRDTDWILVISVGNFIVTFVYIIVRVFGKMMSTFFELLPSSDNLTDGGVKVAGMVQSYITDAIIIALMWAWTKIGILLVMKSNRDNEFEADKFAFNLSYGNALCELLDSSTESSTKGLFANLMSSHPDKNDRIAALMNLGATYRRSYGAIN, translated from the coding sequence ACTTTGTAGATTTCGTAAATAACTTCATGAGAAGAAACAAAAATAATTTGATAAGGAAAAACAATATCCCAATATATATTTATTTAATTTTAAATATATTTGTTATTTATATTCTTTTCGGTTTAGCGTTTAGTACATCAAATTTTATTATAGTGTTTCTTTTTAGTTTAGGCATATATGTGGTATCTCTCGTTATCGCAATATCACCATTTGGAGAATGGATACTAAGATTGCATAGTGGATGTAGAAAGATTAAACGCAAAGATCAAATTGATTATATAGAACCTATTTTTAAGGAAGTGTTAAAACAGGCACGAGAACTTGATCCTCATATCTCTGAAGATGTTAAATTATATATAAGAAATACTCAGGATGTTAATGCATTTGCTATAGGAAGAAAAACCATTTGTATTACAGACGGACTATTAAAAGCTCCAGTAGAACAAATAAAAGCAACTATTGCTTATGAAATAGGACACATAGCACATAGGGACACTGACTGGATCTTGGTTATTAGTGTAGGGAATTTTATTGTAACATTCGTATATATAATTGTTCGCGTATTCGGTAAGATGATGTCGACTTTCTTTGAATTATTGCCAAGTTCGGACAATCTGACGGATGGAGGTGTAAAAGTGGCTGGAATGGTGCAATCATATATTACTGATGCAATAATTATTGCACTTATGTGGGCCTGGACAAAAATTGGCATTTTGCTGGTTATGAAGTCAAATCGTGATAATGAATTTGAAGCTGATAAATTTGCTTTTAACCTGAGTTATGGGAATGCTTTGTGTGAACTACTGGATTCTTCTACAGAATCGTCTACTAAAGGTCTTTTTGCAAATCTTATGAGTAGTCATCCAGATAAAAACGACAGAATTGCAGCATTGATGAACTTAGGTGCCACATACAGAAGGTCATACGGAGCAATCAATTGA
- a CDS encoding reverse transcriptase N-terminal domain-containing protein, which produces MVLNKVGIPQGKPTPQVAEELAKSKRFPVMGNIEEKKCLNAKACPLAISHESNRDCLIMNVREPEITSVTDLTDKELTLRWKSIDWKRVKEAVNNLQSRIASAAKNGNWKTVNKLSRLLTRSFYAKLLSVRKVTTNKGSRTPGIDGVIWSSSADKMRAALQLTNKGYRAKPLTRKYIRKKSGKLRPLSIPTMFDRAMQTLHSLVLGAIESAAGDKTSFGFKPYRSTKDAYAYLHLCLSKKVSPEWIVEGDIKACFDEISHNWILDNIPLDKRILKEFLKAGYIEN; this is translated from the coding sequence GTGGTCCTTAATAAGGTAGGAATTCCGCAAGGAAAACCGACGCCACAGGTGGCAGAGGAATTGGCAAAAAGCAAACGGTTTCCTGTAATGGGGAATATAGAGGAAAAAAAATGCCTCAATGCGAAAGCATGCCCACTTGCCATTAGTCACGAAAGCAACAGGGATTGTTTAATTATGAATGTAAGAGAACCAGAGATAACTTCGGTTACGGACCTTACAGACAAAGAACTCACTCTACGATGGAAAAGTATTGATTGGAAAAGAGTGAAAGAAGCCGTTAATAACCTACAGTCTCGAATTGCAAGTGCAGCTAAGAACGGAAATTGGAAAACTGTGAACAAACTCTCCCGTCTTCTGACCCGGTCCTTTTATGCCAAACTTCTTTCGGTACGTAAAGTAACCACTAACAAGGGAAGTCGAACTCCCGGAATAGATGGCGTCATTTGGTCATCATCGGCAGATAAGATGCGTGCCGCTCTACAACTAACGAACAAAGGCTATCGTGCAAAACCATTAACACGGAAGTACATTCGAAAGAAGAGCGGTAAACTACGACCTCTTAGCATACCAACTATGTTTGACAGAGCAATGCAAACTTTGCACTCTCTGGTGTTGGGCGCAATCGAATCTGCAGCAGGTGACAAAACTTCGTTTGGGTTTAAACCTTATCGTTCTACAAAAGATGCTTATGCCTACCTTCACCTCTGTTTAAGCAAGAAAGTTTCTCCTGAATGGATCGTTGAAGGTGACATTAAAGCTTGCTTTGATGAAATCAGCCATAATTGGATACTTGATAACATCCCTCTGGATAAACGAATCCTTAAAGAGTTCCTAAAAGCCGGATATATCGAGAATTAG
- a CDS encoding group II intron maturase-specific domain-containing protein, protein MFPTEKGTPQGGPISPIIGNMSLNGLENALAMRFYSRSDGTIDKSHQNRHKVNYVRFADDLVVTANSPETALEIVDVIQAFLDPRGLKLSEEKTLVTNISEGFNFLGWNFRKYKGKLLPKPSKDSQKEVIKKIRDVLHKAKAWDQDRLIQTLNPIIRGWAQYHNHAVSSAIFNKLDEIVYNMLISWAKRRHSNKGFTWITTKYWHKSGKRKYVFCTELHTLERFSNAKIVRQRLASLNKNPFIDKEYFEQWKFMEYHRKKRITNPNFVLN, encoded by the coding sequence CTGTTTCCTACCGAAAAAGGTACACCTCAAGGAGGGCCTATATCTCCAATAATTGGAAATATGTCCTTAAACGGCTTAGAAAACGCCTTAGCGATGAGATTTTACTCCAGATCAGATGGAACAATTGACAAATCTCATCAAAACAGACACAAGGTTAATTATGTTCGTTTTGCTGATGACCTTGTGGTAACTGCCAATTCCCCGGAAACGGCTCTTGAAATAGTCGATGTCATCCAAGCATTTTTAGATCCTCGTGGACTTAAGCTCAGCGAAGAAAAGACTCTTGTGACCAATATTAGTGAAGGGTTCAATTTCCTAGGATGGAACTTCAGGAAATATAAAGGAAAACTTCTTCCGAAGCCATCTAAAGATTCTCAAAAGGAAGTTATTAAGAAAATCCGTGACGTACTTCACAAAGCAAAAGCATGGGATCAAGACCGATTGATACAAACACTCAACCCAATCATTAGGGGATGGGCACAGTATCATAATCACGCAGTTTCTTCTGCTATCTTCAACAAACTTGATGAAATAGTCTATAACATGCTTATCTCCTGGGCGAAAAGAAGACACTCAAATAAAGGTTTCACCTGGATAACGACCAAATACTGGCATAAATCCGGTAAAAGAAAATACGTATTCTGCACAGAACTACATACGTTGGAGAGATTCTCCAATGCCAAAATTGTTAGGCAAAGACTAGCAAGCCTTAATAAGAATCCATTTATCGACAAAGAATATTTCGAACAATGGAAATTCATGGAATACCACCGGAAGAAACGCATCACTAACCCCAATTTTGTTCTAAACTGA